In Vigna unguiculata cultivar IT97K-499-35 chromosome 3, ASM411807v1, whole genome shotgun sequence, a single genomic region encodes these proteins:
- the LOC114178171 gene encoding ribonuclease J isoform X5, whose protein sequence is MLSSLHSLLLLPLIRMASCTSLSLCPHTFCCRHRPYPTRRSLSCSLSSSSIHDTDGPKVLRKRSRRIEGPRKSMEDSVQRKMEEFYEGRDGPPLRVLPIGGLGEIGMNCMLVGNYDRYILIDAGVMFPDYDELGVQKIIPDTTFIRKWRHKIEAVIITHGHEDHIGALPWVIPALDSHTPIFASSFTMELIRKRLKDHGIFVPSRLKVFRTRKKFMAGPFEIEPITVTHSIPDCCGLVLRCSDGTILHTGDWKIDENPLDGKVFDREALEELSKEGVTLMMSDSTNVLSPGRTTSESVVADALLRNISAAKGRVITTQFASNIHRLGSVKAAADLTGRKLVFVGMSLRTYLDAAWKDGKAPIDPSTLVKAEDIDAYAPKDLLIVTTGSQAEPRAALNLASYGSSHSFKLTKEDIVLYSAKVIPGNESRVMEMLNRISDIGSTIIMGKNECLHTSGHGYRGELEEVLRIVKPQHFLPIHGELLFLKEHELLGKSTGIRHTTVIKNGEMLGVSHLRNKRVLSNGFISLGKENFQLMYSDGEKAFGTSSELFIDERMRIALDGIIVVSMEIFRPQNLDSPVENTLKGKIRITTRCLWLDKGKLLDALHKAAHAALSSCPASCPLAHMERIVSEVLRKMVRKYSGKRPEVIVIAVENPAAVLANEIKTKLSGKFHVDGTPTFRKVLDGHGKENQRTKTQIRGPARIRRATLIHMSMNPNINSKNFQKALITNSTSVEMQ, encoded by the exons ATGCTATCAAGTCTGcactctcttcttcttcttcctcttatCAGAATGGCCTCTTGCACTTCCCTTTCTCTTTGTCCTCACACCTTCTGTTGCCGCCACCGCCCTTACCCTACTCGCCGttctctttcttgctctctctcttcttcttccatcCATG ATACGGATGGACCTAAAGTTCTGCGTAAAAGATCGAGAAGGATAGAAGGTCCTAGAAAAAGCATGGAAGATTCTGTTCAACGCAAGATGGAGGAATTTTATGAAGGACGGGATGGGCCACCCCTAAGAGTTCTTCCCATTGGTGGGTTGGGTGAAATTGGGATGAATTGCATGCTTGTTGGCAACTATGATCGCTATATCCTTATTGATGCTGGTGTCATGTTTCCAGA CTATGATGAGCTTGGGGTCCAGAAGATCATACCTGATACAACGTTTATAAGAAAATGGAGACACAAAATTGAAGCAGTTATTATAACACATGGTCATGAAGATCATATTGGTGCATTGCCTTGG GTCATCCCGGCATTAGATTCTCATACACCAATTTTTGCGTCATCCTTTACCATGGAG CTTATAAGGAAGCGTTTGAAGGATCATGGTATTTTTGTTCCATCCCGACTGAAAGTTTTTAGAACGAGGAAGAAGTTTATGGCTGGGCCATTTGAAATAGAGCCTATCACAGTGACTCATTCTATTCCTGATTGCTGTGGCCTAGTGCTCCGATGTTCTGATGGTACCATTCTTCACACTGGGGATTGGAAG ATTGATGAAAACCCGTTAGATGGTAAAGTTTTTGATCGTGAAGCTCTAGAGGAACTCTCTAAAGAAGGAGTCACCTTG atgaTGAGTGATTCAACAAATGTACTCTCACCTGGAAGGACAACCAGTGAATCTGTTGTGGCAGATGCACTGTTGAGGAATATTTCAGCTGCTAAAGGACGTGTTATAACGACCCAGTTTGCATCAAATATACATCGTCTTGGAAGTGTGAAAGCTGCTGCTGATTTAACTGGTAGAAAGTTG GTATTTGTTGGCATGTCGCTAAGAACATATTTAGATGCAGCTTGGAAGGATGGAAAAGCTCCAATTGATCCATCTACTTTG GTGAAAGCGGAGGATATTGATGCTTATGCACCAAAAGATTTGCTAATTGTTACAACGGGGTCTCAA GCAGAACCACGTGCTGCCTTAAATCTTGCATCTTATGGAAGTAGTCATTCTTTCAAGCTGACAAAGGAGGATATTGTGTTGTATTCAGCCAAG GTTATCCCTGGCAACGAGTCTCGCGTTATGGAAATGCTAAACCGCATATCAGATATTGGATCAACTATAATTATGGGGAAGAATGAATGTCTGCACACATCTGGACATGGGTACCGTGGAGAATTG GAGGAAGTGCTTAGAATTGTGAAGCCACAGCATTTTCTACCCATACATGGAGAACTCTTGTTCTTGAAGGAACATGAATTACTTGGAAAATCAACTGGCATTCGACACACAACT GTTATTAAGAATGGAGAGATGCTTGGTGTTTCTCATTTGAGAAACAAAAGAGTCCTTTCCAATGGTTTTATTTCACTTGGAAAAGAGAATTTCCAG TTGATGTATAGTGATGGAGAGAAAGCATTTGGTACATCAAGTGAACTCTTTATTGATGAAAGAATGAGAATTGCATTAGATGGCATCATAGTTGTTAG CATGGAAATATTTCGCCCACAAAATTTAGACAGTCCGGTTGAGAACAccttaaaaggaaaaataagaattacGACAAGATGCCTGTGGCTTGACAAGGGTAAGCTGTTGGATGCACTCCATAAAGCTGCTCATGCTGCCCTTTCAAGCTGCCCTGCAAGCTGTCCACTGGCTCATATGGAAAGAATTGTGTCTGAGGTGTTGAGAAAAATGGTGAGGAAGTACAGTGGCAAACGGCCTGAAGTTATTGTCATTGCTGTAGAAAATCCTGCAGCTGTACTTGCTAACGAGATAAAGACGAAGCTGTCTGGAAAATTCCATGTGGATGGGACACCAACATTCAGAAAAGTGCTGGATGGACATGGGAAAGAAAATCAGAGAACCAAAACACAAATAAGAG